One Streptosporangium sp. NBC_01495 DNA window includes the following coding sequences:
- a CDS encoding peptidylprolyl isomerase: MSAEDRQSQLAREHKERQAKRAEQTTTSKRNVVIGAVAAVVVVAGGLFAGVTLLGDDDDAKAKAAASSSPSPSETPAATPEPSVTTAPTNTKCAYRKDTSGSPMKNVGTPPTRPNLKLKTMTIATNHGNIVIDLATGQAPCTVNSFAFLAKKHFFDNTKCHRLATPENSGLSLLQCGDPQAKADGKNPTDGQGSSGYVYDSENLGGIPYTRGTVAVAQAVDAVNQNGSQFWISLGDETQQVEKAYTPFGVVSQGLEILDEISKGGWITNPDDITGDGGSNAPKIPVVIKNVRLS, encoded by the coding sequence GTGAGCGCCGAGGACCGCCAGAGCCAGCTGGCTCGGGAACACAAAGAGCGGCAGGCGAAGCGTGCTGAGCAGACGACCACGTCGAAGCGCAACGTCGTCATCGGAGCCGTCGCCGCGGTGGTCGTCGTCGCGGGAGGACTGTTCGCCGGGGTCACCCTCCTCGGAGACGACGACGACGCGAAGGCCAAAGCCGCCGCCAGCAGTTCACCGTCTCCTTCGGAGACCCCCGCCGCGACGCCCGAGCCGAGCGTCACGACCGCTCCGACCAACACGAAGTGCGCCTACCGCAAGGACACCAGCGGCAGCCCGATGAAGAACGTGGGCACACCGCCGACCAGGCCCAACCTGAAGCTGAAGACCATGACGATCGCCACCAACCACGGCAACATCGTGATCGACCTGGCGACCGGGCAGGCCCCCTGCACGGTCAACTCCTTCGCCTTCCTGGCCAAGAAGCACTTCTTCGACAACACCAAGTGCCACCGCCTGGCCACCCCGGAGAACTCGGGCCTGAGCCTGCTGCAGTGCGGCGACCCGCAGGCCAAGGCCGACGGGAAGAACCCCACCGACGGCCAGGGCAGCTCGGGTTACGTCTACGACAGCGAGAACCTCGGCGGGATCCCGTACACCAGGGGCACGGTCGCGGTCGCCCAGGCCGTCGACGCCGTCAACCAGAACGGCAGCCAGTTCTGGATCTCGCTGGGGGACGAGACCCAGCAGGTGGAGAAGGCCTACACGCCCTTCGGCGTCGTCTCCCAGGGCTTGGAGATCCTTGACGAGATCTCCAAGGGCGGGTGGATCACCAACCCCGACGACATCACCGGTGACGGCGGCTCCAACGCCCCCAAGATCCCGGTGGTCATCAAGAACGTGCGGCTCTCCTAA
- the aspS gene encoding aspartate--tRNA ligase, with the protein MIRTHEAGSLREEHAGQRVTLAGWVARRRDHGGVVFIDLRDASGSAQVVFREEDDAHGLRAEYCVKVVGEVRVRPEGNENPELPTGAIEVVASEVEVLSESAPLPFPIEGTAGISEEARLKYRYLDIRRQQVAHAMRIRSRATYLAHEVMNEQGFTYVETPTLTRSTPEGARDFLVPVRLQPGSWYALPQSPQLFKQLLQVAGLERYYQLAKCYRDEDLRADRQPEFTQIDVEMSFVDQDDVIALGERLIGRVWKETVDYDLPTPLPRMTYREAMARYGSDKPDLRFGQELVEMTEFFAGTTFRVFQAPYVGAVVMPGGASQTRKELDAWQEWAKSRGARGLAYVLVGEDGTLGGPVAKNLSETEAAGLAAKVGAAPGDAIFFAAGAASASRDLLGAARLEIGRRCGLIDESAWNFLWIVDAPMFEEDGEGGWTAVHHPFTGPKPEWADTFQDHPGEALAYAYDMVCNGMEIGGGSIRIHRAEMQQRVFEVLGISKEDAESKFGFLLEAFKYGPPPHGGIAYGWDRICMLLAGTDSIRDVIAFPKTASGFDPLTGAPTPITVEQRKEAGVDGRPKADA; encoded by the coding sequence ATGATCCGCACGCACGAAGCGGGATCACTGCGCGAGGAGCACGCCGGGCAGCGGGTGACGCTCGCCGGGTGGGTGGCGCGACGCCGCGACCACGGCGGCGTGGTCTTCATCGACCTGCGTGACGCCTCGGGCTCCGCCCAGGTGGTCTTCCGTGAGGAGGACGACGCCCACGGCCTGCGCGCCGAGTACTGCGTCAAGGTCGTCGGAGAGGTGCGGGTCCGCCCCGAGGGCAACGAGAACCCCGAGCTGCCGACCGGCGCGATCGAGGTCGTCGCCTCCGAGGTCGAGGTGCTCAGCGAGTCCGCGCCGCTGCCGTTCCCCATCGAGGGCACCGCGGGCATCTCGGAGGAGGCGCGGCTGAAGTACCGCTACCTCGACATCCGCCGCCAGCAGGTCGCGCACGCCATGCGCATCCGCTCCCGGGCCACCTACCTCGCCCATGAGGTGATGAACGAGCAGGGGTTCACCTACGTCGAGACCCCGACGCTGACCCGCTCGACCCCGGAGGGCGCCCGCGACTTCCTGGTCCCGGTCCGGCTCCAGCCGGGCAGCTGGTACGCCCTGCCCCAGTCGCCCCAGCTGTTCAAGCAGCTTCTCCAGGTCGCCGGGCTCGAGCGCTACTACCAGCTCGCCAAGTGCTACCGCGACGAGGACCTGCGCGCCGACCGGCAGCCGGAGTTCACCCAGATCGACGTCGAGATGTCCTTCGTGGACCAGGACGACGTCATCGCCCTGGGCGAGCGGCTCATCGGCCGCGTCTGGAAGGAGACGGTCGACTACGACCTGCCGACGCCCCTGCCCCGGATGACCTACCGGGAGGCCATGGCGCGCTACGGCTCCGACAAGCCGGACCTGCGCTTCGGCCAGGAGCTCGTCGAGATGACGGAGTTCTTCGCGGGCACCACCTTCCGCGTGTTCCAGGCGCCGTACGTGGGCGCCGTGGTCATGCCGGGCGGCGCCTCGCAGACCCGCAAGGAGCTGGACGCCTGGCAGGAGTGGGCCAAGTCGCGCGGAGCCAGGGGTCTGGCCTACGTGCTGGTGGGCGAGGACGGCACGCTCGGCGGGCCGGTCGCCAAGAACCTGTCGGAGACCGAGGCGGCCGGCCTGGCCGCCAAGGTGGGCGCGGCACCCGGTGACGCGATCTTCTTCGCGGCCGGCGCGGCCTCCGCCTCCCGCGACCTGCTCGGCGCGGCCCGCCTGGAGATCGGCCGTCGCTGCGGCCTGATCGACGAGTCGGCCTGGAACTTCCTGTGGATCGTCGACGCCCCCATGTTCGAGGAGGACGGCGAGGGCGGCTGGACCGCGGTCCACCACCCCTTCACCGGCCCCAAGCCCGAGTGGGCCGACACCTTCCAGGACCACCCCGGCGAGGCCCTGGCCTACGCCTACGACATGGTCTGCAACGGAATGGAGATCGGCGGCGGCTCGATCCGTATCCACCGGGCCGAGATGCAGCAGCGCGTCTTCGAGGTGCTGGGCATCTCCAAGGAGGACGCGGAGAGCAAGTTCGGCTTCCTGCTGGAGGCGTTCAAGTACGGCCCGCCGCCGCACGGCGGCATCGCCTACGGCTGGGACCGGATCTGCATGCTCCTGGCCGGCACCGACTCCATCCGCGACGTCATCGCCTTCCCGAAGACGGCCTCCGGATTCGACCCGCTGACCGGCGCGCCCACCCCGATCACGGTGGAGCAGCGCAAGGAGGCGGGCGTCGACGGCAGGCCCAAGGCCGACGCCTGA
- the hisS gene encoding histidine--tRNA ligase, which yields MTLQAPKGTFDWLPPRSERALAVREALTAPARRAGYGYIETPVFEDTALFVRGVGESTDIVSKEMYTFEDKGGRSITLRPEGTASVVRAVLQHGLHNGQLPVKLWYSGSQFRYERAQKGRYRHFWQVGAEALGSEDPALDAELILLAVDGYAALGLTGVRLLINTLGDRECRPVYRAALQDFLRDLDLDEATRQRIEINPLRVLDDKRPEVQAQLAGAPLVVDHLCEACKAYHEEVRSLLTASGVAYTDDPRLVRGLDYYTRTTFEFVHDGLGSQSAVGGGGRYDGLSEMLGGPALPSVGWALGVDRTVMAMEAEGLFGDESAEARVQVYGVPLGEEARRRMFLLVTELRRAGLAADMSFGGKGVKGAMKGADRSGAGYAVILGERDIAAGTAQVKDLASGDQTAVPLAEIVTMLKERLDK from the coding sequence ATGACTTTGCAGGCGCCCAAGGGCACCTTCGACTGGCTTCCGCCGCGCTCCGAGCGGGCGCTCGCCGTGCGCGAGGCGCTCACCGCGCCCGCCCGCCGGGCGGGTTACGGCTACATCGAGACCCCGGTCTTCGAGGACACCGCGCTGTTCGTACGCGGTGTCGGCGAGTCGACCGACATCGTCTCCAAGGAGATGTACACCTTCGAGGACAAGGGCGGGCGCTCCATCACGCTGCGCCCCGAGGGCACCGCGTCGGTGGTGCGGGCGGTCCTCCAGCACGGCCTGCACAACGGGCAGCTTCCGGTGAAGCTCTGGTACTCGGGCAGCCAGTTCCGCTACGAGCGGGCCCAGAAGGGCCGCTACCGCCACTTCTGGCAGGTCGGCGCCGAGGCGCTGGGCTCGGAGGACCCGGCGCTCGACGCCGAGCTGATCCTGCTGGCCGTCGACGGCTACGCCGCCCTGGGGCTCACCGGGGTCCGGCTGCTGATCAACACGCTGGGTGACAGGGAGTGCCGTCCCGTCTACCGGGCCGCGCTCCAGGACTTCCTGCGAGACCTCGACCTCGACGAGGCCACCCGGCAGCGAATCGAGATCAATCCGTTGCGCGTGCTCGACGACAAGCGCCCCGAGGTGCAGGCCCAGCTGGCCGGGGCGCCGCTCGTCGTCGACCACCTGTGCGAGGCGTGCAAGGCCTACCACGAGGAGGTCCGCTCGCTGCTGACCGCCTCCGGCGTGGCCTACACCGACGATCCCCGGCTGGTCCGCGGCCTCGACTACTACACGCGTACCACGTTCGAGTTCGTCCACGACGGTCTCGGCTCGCAGTCCGCGGTCGGGGGCGGGGGCCGCTACGACGGGCTGAGCGAGATGCTCGGCGGGCCCGCGCTGCCCAGCGTCGGCTGGGCGCTGGGCGTCGACCGTACGGTCATGGCCATGGAGGCCGAGGGCCTGTTCGGGGACGAGAGCGCCGAGGCACGCGTGCAGGTGTACGGTGTGCCGCTGGGCGAGGAGGCGCGCCGCCGGATGTTCCTGCTCGTCACCGAGCTGCGCCGGGCGGGCCTGGCGGCCGACATGTCGTTCGGCGGCAAGGGCGTCAAGGGCGCCATGAAGGGCGCCGACCGCTCGGGGGCCGGCTACGCGGTGATCCTCGGCGAGCGGGACATCGCCGCGGGGACCGCGCAGGTCAAGGACCTGGCCAGCGGGGACCAGACCGCCGTACCGCTCGCTGAGATCGTCACGATGTTGAAGGAGAGACTGGACAAATGA
- a CDS encoding MBL fold metallo-hydrolase, producing MLIAGFPAGSFQTNCYVVAPAAGEECVVVDPGQNAVGDLDDLLREHRLKPVAVLVTHGHIDHMWSVAPVCGARDVPAWIHPEDRELLSDPGKGLSLSTKQQLFGGLTFTEPDDVRELADGEVLRLAGLELTVDHTPGHTRGSVTFRLPSTEEIPDVLFSGDLLFAGSIGRTDLPGGDYPTILRSLAAKCLPLPEDTVVLPGHGSQTTIGHERATNPYLAEAKAAAGADPANAGHDRGPGRGL from the coding sequence ATGCTCATCGCCGGCTTTCCCGCAGGGTCCTTCCAGACCAACTGCTACGTCGTCGCTCCCGCCGCGGGCGAGGAGTGCGTGGTCGTCGACCCCGGTCAGAACGCCGTCGGCGACCTCGACGACCTGCTGCGCGAGCACCGGCTCAAGCCGGTCGCGGTGCTGGTCACCCACGGGCACATCGATCACATGTGGTCGGTCGCCCCGGTCTGCGGCGCGCGTGACGTTCCCGCGTGGATCCACCCGGAGGACCGCGAGCTGCTGTCCGACCCGGGCAAGGGACTGTCGCTGTCGACGAAGCAGCAGCTGTTCGGGGGGCTCACCTTCACCGAGCCCGACGACGTGCGCGAGCTCGCCGACGGCGAGGTGCTGCGGCTGGCCGGCCTGGAGCTCACCGTCGACCACACCCCCGGCCATACCAGGGGGTCGGTGACGTTCAGGCTGCCCAGCACCGAGGAGATCCCGGACGTGCTGTTCTCGGGCGACCTGCTGTTCGCCGGCTCCATCGGCCGCACAGACCTTCCGGGCGGCGACTACCCGACCATCCTGCGCAGCCTGGCGGCCAAGTGCCTGCCGCTGCCGGAGGACACGGTGGTCCTGCCCGGCCACGGATCACAGACCACGATCGGCCACGAGCGTGCCACCAACCCGTATCTCGCGGAGGCGAAGGCGGCCGCGGGCGCGGATCCCGCGAACGCCGGGCACGACCGCGGCCCCGGCAGGGGACTTTAG
- a CDS encoding peptidylprolyl isomerase — protein MSGKERQKQLAREHYERQTQRRVEREARAKRNAIIGSTVAGVVVVAGVIAATTLFGGSDTTATATTDPAPSDNASPAASAAAGAQPKAFDPAGGTCGYAAEAGGGPAKNVGLPPEKVDLTPKTMTLKTNQGDIVIKVSADKTPCTVNSFAFLAKKKYFDGSKCHRLGSDQFPMLQCGDPLAKADGKSQTDGQGGPGYRFVNENLEGAKYTRGVVAMANSGPDTNGSQFFIVFGDAPLTPDYTPFGTVTKGLEILDKVNKAGVITPGPDGTGAPKETVEIKDVTMSS, from the coding sequence GTGAGCGGCAAGGAGCGTCAGAAGCAGTTGGCGCGCGAGCACTACGAGCGGCAGACGCAGCGACGCGTCGAACGTGAGGCCAGGGCCAAGCGCAACGCGATCATCGGCAGCACCGTGGCCGGCGTGGTCGTCGTGGCGGGTGTGATCGCCGCGACGACCCTGTTCGGCGGCTCCGACACGACGGCGACCGCGACCACCGACCCGGCCCCGTCGGACAACGCCTCACCGGCCGCGTCGGCGGCCGCGGGAGCGCAGCCGAAGGCCTTCGACCCGGCCGGCGGCACCTGCGGTTACGCCGCGGAGGCCGGTGGCGGCCCGGCCAAGAACGTGGGCCTGCCCCCGGAGAAGGTCGACCTGACGCCCAAGACGATGACCCTGAAGACCAACCAGGGCGACATCGTCATCAAGGTGTCGGCCGACAAGACCCCGTGCACGGTCAACTCCTTCGCCTTCCTGGCGAAGAAGAAGTACTTCGACGGCTCCAAGTGCCACCGGCTGGGGTCCGACCAGTTCCCGATGCTGCAGTGTGGCGACCCACTGGCCAAGGCCGACGGCAAGAGCCAGACCGACGGCCAGGGCGGCCCCGGCTACCGTTTCGTGAACGAGAACCTGGAGGGCGCCAAATACACGCGCGGCGTCGTGGCCATGGCCAACAGCGGTCCCGACACCAACGGCAGCCAGTTCTTCATCGTGTTCGGCGACGCCCCGCTGACCCCGGACTACACACCGTTCGGTACGGTCACCAAGGGTCTGGAGATCCTCGACAAGGTGAACAAGGCCGGCGTCATCACCCCGGGCCCCGACGGTACCGGGGCACCAAAGGAAACCGTCGAAATCAAAGACGTGACAATGTCCAGCTAG